The Ramlibacter algicola genome segment CACGTGCCGCGCGTCGAAGTGGAAGCGGCGCTGCAGGCGCACGGCCTGCAGGAGCGCGGCTACGTCGTGTTCGCGCCCGGCGCCGAATTCGGGCCCTCCAAGCGCTGGCCCGACAAGCACTACGCGGCGCTGGCCGCCTCGCTCGACGTGCCGATCGTGCTGCTCGGATCGGGCAAGGACCGCGAGGTCGCCGACCGGATCGTGCAGGGCGCGCCGTCCGCGCGCTGCTTGAATCTCGCCGGGCAGACCAAGCTGGAACAGGCGTTCGCGCTGATCGCCGGCGCCCAAGCGATGGCCAGCAACGACTCGGGGCTGATGCACGTGGCGGCGGCCCTGGCGGTCCCGCAAGTCGCGCTGTTCGGCTCGTCGAGCCCGCTGCACACGCCGCCACTGAACGATCGCGCGCAGGTCGTGTGGCTGAAGGACGACCCCACGTACCAGCCGCCGCTGGACTGCGCGCCGTGCTTCCAGCGCGAGTGCCCGCTGGGGCATCACCGCTGCCTGGAAGACGTGGCGCCGCAACGCGTCGCGCAGCTGCTGCGTCAGTCGGCCAGCAGCGCCTGAAGCTGCGCCAGCGCCGACGACGGCGTGCCGTGCCACACCAGGTGCGTGTGGTTGCGCCGCACGCGCGCCGGCAACTCGTGCTGGCGCACGTCGTGCGTCGCGCGCAGCGCGGTGAGCAGCGAACGCGGCACGATGGCGAAGCCGGTGCCCGCGGCGACGCACGCGATCATGGCCTGGTACGACGCGAATTCCATCGTGCGCGCCGGCATCACGGCGGCCGTGCCCAGCCACTCCTCGACCCGCTTGCGGTACGAGCAGCCGCTGGCGAACGCGATCAGCGTCAAGCCCGCCAGGTCCGCGGCGCGCCGCACGCTGGTCACGTCCTTCGCGGTGATCAGCACCAGTTCCTCCTCGAACACCTTCATCGCCTGCAAGCCGGGCGCGGTGAACGGTTCGGAGACGAACGCGGCCTCCAGTTCGAAGTTGTTCACGCGCTGGATCAGTGCCGCGGTGGTGCCCGTCGCCAGTTCGACGACGACGCCGGGATGCTGCCGGTGGTAGCGCGAGAGGATCGGCGGCAGCCGGCTGCCGGCGGTGCTCTCCAGCGACCCGATGCGCAACGCGCCCATCGGCCCGCCTTCCTTGAGGCGGCTCTCGGCTTCGTCGGCCAGGCTGAACAGGCGCTGCGTGTACGACAGCAGCAGTTCGCCTTCAGGGGACAACACGATGCTGCGGCCCTGGCGCCGGAACAGCGTCGTGCCCAGCCGCTGCTCCAGCTGCTTGATGCGCGTGGTGACGTTGGACTGCACGCGGTTGAGCTTCCCGGCGGCGCGGATGATGCCGCCTTCCTGCACCACGGTACGGAAGATCTCCAGCGAGTCGAGGTCGAGGGTTCTCATGGGAAGAACGATCCTTCTCGAAAATTCATTTGTGCATCGGGGCCATTCTGGGCTGCAATGGAGGCCATGACAACCATGGACGCCGCGCGCCGGGATCCGCCGACCTGGGCTCTCGGGCTTGCCGGCCTGCTGTCGCTCGCGGTCGCGATGGGCATCGGCCGCTTCGCGTTCACGCCCATGCTGCCGCTCATGCTGCAGGAGGGACAGGTGGACGTCGCCGCCGGCGGCTGGATCGCGGCAGCGAACTACGCGGGCTACCTGCTGGGTGCGCTCTCGGCGGCGCGCACTGGCTGGGCCGGCACGCGGCTCGCGGCCATCGCGCTGGCGCTGACGGTGCTGCTCACCGGTGCGATGGCGATCCCGGGTCCGGTCGCGTGGTGGGCGCTGCTGCGCTTCCTCGGCGGTGCCGCCAGCGCCTGGGCGTTCGTCGGCACCAGCGTGTGGTGCCTGACCGCGCTGGCGCAGCGCGCCGACACCACGTGGTCGAGCGCGCTGTACGCGGGCGTGGGCACCGGCATCGCACTTGCCGGCCTGCAGTGCCTCGTGGGCGGCGCGGCAGGCTGGAGCGCCGGAGCGCTGTGGCTGCAACTCGCCGCGCTCGCCGGCGTGCTGCTGCTGCCCGTCCTGCTGGTGCTGCGCCGCGTGCGCACGCCGACGGCACCGCCGCGCGCGGCGGCAGCCACGCAAGCGGCTGCAAAGGTCGACGGCGGCTGGGGTCTCGTCACGTGCTACGCGGTGTTCGGTTTCGGCTACATCCTGCCGGCGACGTTCCTGCCGGTGATGGCGCGCTCGGTGGTGCAGGATCCGCGGCTGTTCGGGCTCGCGTGGCCGGTGTTCGGCATCACCGCTGCGATCTCCACCATCGTTGCCGCGCGCGTGCTGCGCCGCGTGTCCCGGCTGCAGGTGTGGGCTGTCTCGCACGCGCTCATGGGCGTCGGCGTGCTTCTGCCCAGCGTGTGGCTGAGCGGCTGGAGCATCGGCCTGTCGGCGCTGCTGGTGGGCGGCACCTTCATGGTCGCGACGCTCGCGGGCGTGCAGGAAATGCGCGCCCGTGCGGCGCACGATGCGCCACGCATGCTCGCGCGCATGACGTCGGGCTTTGCCACCGGCCAGATCGTCGGCCCCTTGCTGTCGACCGCGCTGCTGCACGTCACGCCCGACCATGGCCTCGACCTCGCGCTGCAGGCCGGTGCGGCGAGTCTCTTCCTCACGGCCGCCTGGCTCTGGCGCGCCGTATCCCTGTCCCGATTCCCGGAGGTTTCCCATGTCCGCTGACACCGATCCCGCGCTGCGCCAGGGCGGCACGACGCCGTGGCGCGAGCGCCTGCCGCTCCCCGCGCGCGAGCAGATGACCGACGAGCAGCGCGCCGCGGCACAAGCCTTGATCGACGGCCCGCGCAAGGGCGTGTTCGGGCCGTTCCTGCCCTTGCTGCGTGCGCCGCAGTTGCTCGATCGCGTCGCCGCGCTGGGCGAGACCCTGCGCTTCAAGGGCAGCCTCGAGGCACGCATCCGGGAACTGGCGATCTGCGCTGCGTCGCGTCACGTCGGCAACCAGTTCGAATGGCACATGCACGCCCCGCTCGCGATCCAGGCCGGTGTGAGTGCCGCGGCGATCGACCTGCTGCGCCAGGGCGCGCGGCCGCAGCCGCTGGCGACCGACGAAGCCACCGCCTACGACGCGTGCCACGAGCTGCTGCACACGAACGGGCTCAGCGACCCGACGTACCAGCGCGCGGTCGAGCAGTTCGGCGAACCCGCGGTGGTCGAACTCGTGACGCTGGTCGGCTACTTCGTGATGGTGTCGTGGCTGATGAACGTCGCGCACACGCCGGCGCAGAGGAGCGCGGGCGCGCCGCTGCCGTCCTGGCCGGCCTAGCTGCGGCATGATCGCGGCATGCTGCGTGCCGCGATCCTCGTCTCCCTTCTTGCCGCCACCGGCGCGTCAGCGACGGAAGATCCCAGCGGCCGCGCCGACGAGCGCCCGTGGAAGCTCACCACCGGCGTGTACACGCTGTCGGGCGGCGGCGAGCCGAACGCGCGAGCGCTCGACCTGAACCTGCGCCGGTCGGGCGACTTCGGCAACGCGTGGATCGGCTGGTACGGGGAGGACCACGGCGGGCTGACGCAGTGGCGCGCGGGATGGGACCGCTTCTTCGACGTCGGTCCGCTGCGCGTGCAGCCTTCGGTGCAGGTCGCCTCCGGTGGCTTTCGCGGCGGCAGCCTGTATGCCGAAGCGGGTGACACCTGGTTCGTCGGCGCGGGCGCCGGGCGCACCAACCTGCGGCCCTACGTGAACCTGAACTTCGACCCGAACGACATGGTGATGCTGGCCGCCGGCCATCGCACCGACGGCCAGCAGGTGCAGGTCATCCTCGTGGCGGACAACCGCGAGCACCCGGACCAGCGCCACTTGCACCTGAACTGGAAGGTCGATCGCGGCGACGGCGAAAAGCTCACCTTCGACGTGCTCGCCAAGCGCGGCGACGTCGATGGCGAGCGCATCCGTCGCCTGGGCGCATCCGTCACCTACGACTGGCCGCGCTGGTCCCTGCGCGCGGCCTGGGACCCGAAGGTGAACTTCACCGCCCAGGACATGCTGCGGCTGTCGGTCGCGGCGCGCTGGTGAACGCCGGCCGCGTGGTCCTGCTGCATGGCCCTGGAGGCCGAGCCGCTGGCTGAAGCCGCAGCGGTGACGCCGGGCCTGAAGGAGCGGATCGCCGCGGAGGGTGTCAGAACTGCGGCAGGTGCGCCATGCGCTCGCGCAGCGGCGTGCCGTGCTCGTCCGCCGCGGCTTCGATGCCCTGCGTGCAGGCTTTCAACTTGAAGAACCGGCCGATGGGACCCGGGACGTACACGCGGACCTCGTGCTCGCGGCACGTGTCCGCGGCGTGCACCACCTGCACGTCCTTCGGCTCGGACTTGGTGATCACGTCGCCGTCGTCGGCGTCCACCTCGCGCCAGCGCACGTGCGAGATGTTGCCGTCGGGCGACCAGCGCACCGCTTCGATGACGTAGTACATCGCTGCAGCGTGGCACGGTGGCCATGCGGCGGTCCTCGGCGCTGCACCGACCTGACTGTCAGCCGATGGCGGCAGCTGCCCGGCCGTGGCTCGTCGCGAGACTCGCGCGGCATGTCCTACGCCTGCGGCGCGCAGCGCCCGACAGACGCATCGGGCCGCGAGCCGGAAGCTGCGCGGTCCTCCACTCGACCAGCGATGCAGCATGAGCAAGAAGTCCCGCTCCAACGACAACAGCAAGCGCCAGCAGCCCAAGCAGCAGCAGCGTGCCGAAGCAGCGCGGCAGGCGACTGGCAACAAGCAGCCGAACGGCAAGCGCGAGATGAGCGAGTCGCAGCGCGCCAGCCGCGCCACCAAGGAGTAGTGGATCAGGCTGCGGCGATCGCGCGGACGGCGACGGGCGCGAGCGCGGTCACGTCCGCGATCTCCTGCGCCGTCGGCGAGCGCCGCTGCCGGAAGTACGTCCCGAACGTGCCGATCACCTCGCCGGTCAACGACTTCAGCGGGAAGCTCCAGGCGCCGCGGAAGCCGATCGCCATCGGCAGGTGACGCAGTTCGGTCCACTTCTCGTCGGCTTCGAAGTCCGGCGTCAGCACGATCTGCCCCGTGGCGGCCGCCGCGGCGCAGGTGCCGACGTGCGGGTCCGGCTTCAGCCGGTCGATCCTGTCCAGGTAGTCGGCCGGCAGGCTCGGCGAGCAGCCGTTGCGCAGCAGGCCCTCGGCATCGAGGACCAGGATGGAAGCGACGGTGTCGCCGTCGGAGAGGGTTTCGACCGCCGCGGTCAGGGCGGCAAGCACTTGGCGCAGCGGTGCGTGATCGGCCAACAGGGCCTCGGCCCGCTGCAGCGCCCCCGCGATCACGACCGCGTGGCGGGCAGGCGTTTGCATGCTTCCAGTGTAGCCCGCGCCCTCCTGCCGAGCCAGCGTCAGGCGGGCAGGCGCAGCACGAAGCAGGCGCCGCCGCCGTCGCGGCCTTCGCAGTGCACGCTGCCGTGGTGGCGCTGCGCGATCGATCGCACCAGCGCCAGCCCCAGGCCGACGCCACCCTCGCGCTCGCTGGCACCCGGCAGGCGATAGAACGGCTCGAAGATGCGCTCGCGCTGCTCCGGCGGCACGCCGGGACCGCGATCGCACACGCGCACCATCGCCATGCCGGCTTCCTGGCGCAACTGCACGTCGATCGGGCCGTCGCTGTAGCGACGCGCGTTCTCCAGCAGGTTGCGGATCGCGCGGCGCAACAGCTTGGACACGCCCCGCACCACCAGATCGCCCGACGCCTCCAGCTCCGCGTCGATGCGCGCGCATTCCTCCGCCGCCAGCCCGGTAAGGTCGACGTCTTCGAAGGTGCCGATGTCGGTCTCCTTCGCGTCGAGGCGGCTGGCGAGCAGGATTTCCTCGATGAGTTGGTCCAGCTCACCGATGTTGCGCAGCATTTCCCGGCGCTGGCAGTCCGTCGGCGCGCCTTCCATCAGCTCCAGGCCCATGCGGATGCGCGCCAGCGGAGACCGCAGTTCGTGCGACGCGTTGGCCAGCAGCGACTTGTGGCTGCGCACCATGGACTCGACGCGCTCGGCCGCCTGGTTGAAGCGGCGCGCGAGCACGGCAACTTCGTCGTTGCCGGCTTCCTCGACCCGCGCGCCAAGGTCGCCCTGGCCCCAGCGCTCGACGCCGCGGCGTACCAGCTCCAGCCGCTGCGTGAGGCGGCGGATGATGGGGTAGGTGGCGATCGCGACCGCGAAGCCGACGATGGCCAGCATCAGCAGCCACGGCGTGCTGCCGCGGCCCCACGGCCCGCGCATCGGCGGCGGCGCCTCGCCCGGCGCGCGCGGGCGCGGCGGCAATTGCACGGTGACCACGCGGCCGTCGTTCATGGCGACCTGGAACTCCACGCCCTGGCCCGGCACGCGCACCGGGCTGGTCCGAGCCTGGCCCAGCACCTCGCCGTCGCCGCCGCGGATGATCACGTCGCGCGGCTGCGGCCGCTGGTCCTCCGCCATCTGGTGCAACAGCCAGCCGGCCGCCAGCGTCAGCACGGCGACCGATACCAGGACCGCGGACCAGATGCGGATGTACAGCGGGATCCTCACGTCAATCCTGCTGTTTCGCGAACACGTAGCCGACGCCTCGGACGGTGAGGATGCGCTTGGGGTTCTTCACGTCGGCTTCGATCGCGGCGCGGATGCGGCCCATGTGCACGTCGATCGAGCGGTCGAACGCTTCCAGCTCGCGGCCGCGAACCGCTTCCATGATCTGGTCGCGCGTGAGCACGCGGCCGGAGCGCTCGGCCAGCGCGACCAGCAGGTCGAACTGGTAGGCGGTGAGCTCGCGCGGCTCGCCGCCGACGCTGACGGTGCGCGCGTCGCGGTCGATCTCGAGCGAGCCGAACCGCATGCGCTTCGCCGGCGTCGGCGCAGCAGCCCCTTCGCCCTTGCGGCGCAGCACGGCGCGGATGCGCGCCAGCAGCTCGCGCGGCTCGAAGGGCTTGGGCAGGTAGTCGTCGGCGCCGAGCTCGAGGCCGACCACGCGGTCCATCGGGTCGCCCTTGGCGGTGAGCATCAGGACCGGCACGCGGGCGACGTCGCCGTCCATCGCGCGGATGCGCCGGCACACCTCGAGGCCGTCGAGGTCCGGCAGCATCAGGTCGAGCACGACCAGGTCCGGCAGCTTGCCGTCGGCGGGTTGCTGCAAGCGGGAAAGGCCCGCGGTGGCGTCCGGCGCGTGCGTGACGCCGAACCCCGAACGCTCCAGGTATTCGCCCACCATCTGGGCCAGACGGGCATCGTCTTCGATCATCAGGAGGTGCTGCATGGGCGGCATCGTAGCGAGCGGCCAGCATCCTGCGTGCGCCGTGCTGCCGCTTGTCCCACGGGTAAAGTTAGGTAAATGGCCGTTGCCGGATCCGACCCGAGCACGCTGGCGCAGGTGCTGCAGCAGCAGGCGCGCCTGCGTGGCGATGCGGTGGCGCTGCACTTCGGCGACGAGCGCATCACGTATGCGGCGCTCGACACGCGTGCACGACGTGTCGCCACGTTGCTGTCGCGGCAGTGGGGCGTGCAGGCCGGCGACCGAGTCGCGTGGCTGGGGCTGAACGACCCCGCGCTGCTGGTGCTGCTGTTCGCGCTGGCGCGTGTCGGCGCGATGCTGCTGCCGCTGAACATCCGGCTGGCGCCCGCGGAATGGCAGCAGCAGCTCGATGCCTGCACGCCGCGCTGCCTGGTGCATGACGCGGCCTTTGCCGAAGCGGCGAGGGCGCTCGGTGGCGCGCATGCCTTGCATGCGACCGCGGAACTCGACGCGGCGGTTGATCCGATGGACGAGGACCGTGCAGCCGCCAGCGTACCGGCCCTGCTGGTGTTCACCTCCGGCACCACCAGCCGGCCCAAGGCCGCCGTGCACACGCAAGCGAACCTGGTGGCCAACATGCGCATCGCCGCCCAAGTGCAGGCCATCACGCCGCGGGACCGCGTGCTCACCGTGCTGCCGCTGTTCCACGTCGGCGGGCTGTGCATCCAGACGCTGCCCGCGTTGTCGGCCGGCGCGACCGTGCTGCTGCAGCCGCGCTTCATGCCGGATGCGACTTTGCAGGCCATCGCCGGCGAGCGCCCCACCTTGACGCTGCAAGTGCCGGCGACGCTGAAGGCGCTCATCGAGCATCCGGCTTGGGCAAACACGGACCTGTCCAGCCTGCGCGCGGTGTGGGCTGGCTCCAGCCTGCTGCCCGCGTCGCTGCTGCACGCCTTCCACGCCCGCGGTGTGCCGGTGTGCAACGTGTACGGCGCCACCGAGACCGGTCCGTTCTCGATCGCGCTCGGGCCGCAGGAGGCGATGCAGCGCGTCGGGTCGTGCGGCTGGCCGGCGCCGGGCGTCGAGATGCAACTGGCCGAAGGCGGCGAGGTATGGGTGCGCGGGCCGAATGTCGTCGCGCGCTATTGGCCCGACGAACCGGCCCTCGATGCGCAGGGCTGGTTCCACACCGGCGACCTCGCGACGCGCGACGCCGACGGCGCGTGCACGATCGTCGGCCGCGCCAAGGACCTGATCATCTCGGGCGGCGAAAACATCCACCCGGCCGAGATCGAGGCCGTCCTGGGCGAACATCCGGCGGTGCTGGAATGCGCCGCCTTCGGGCTGCCGGACGCGCACTGGGGCGAGGCGGTGGCGGTGGCCGTCGTGTTGCGGCCGGCGTCAGGCGCGAGCGACGACGAGTTGCGCGCGCATCTCGCCGCGCGGCTGGCGCGCTTCAAGTTGCCGCGGCATTGGCTCCGCGTGGAGCAACTCCCGAAGACCGCCTTGGGCAAGGTGCAGCGCCACGAACTCGTGAAGCGCCTACGCGGCTGATGCTCAGGCTGCGGCCGCGGCGCGCCGCTGCTGCAGCCGCCACAGCAGGACGAACAGCACCAGCGGCGGGATCGCCGTCAGGCCGGTCGCGATGAACGCCATCGAGTACGCACCGAGCAAGCCGTACACCGGCGTCATCGCGTCGACCGCCGCGCCCGAGAAGCCCTTGAGGAACTTGCCCAGCAGCGCGTAGGTGGACGACAACATCGCGTACTGCGTCGCCGTGTAGCCCAGGCTGGTGAGGCTGGACATGTAGGTGACCAGCGCGACGCCGGCGAACGATTGCGCGAACGCGTCCAGCGACATCACGACGGCGAACACGGCGTCGCCAGGCCAGACGCTCAGCAGCGCGAACGCCGCGGTGCCGATGCCCTGGATCACGAGCCCGACGACCAGCGTCGGCAACAGGCCGATGCGGATCGCGCTCAGGCCAGCCGCCGCAAGACCGACGAAGGTGGCGACCAGGCCGAACGAGCCGCGCACCACCGCCACGGTGTCCTTGCTGATGCCCAGGTCGTGGTAGTACGGGTTGTACATCGGGCCCATGATGAAGTCGGGCAGGCGGTACAGCGCCACCGCCAGCAGGATCAGCAGGCCGGTGAGCTTGTGCTTGTGGAAGAAGTCGATGAAGGGGCCGAACAGCGCATCCACCAGCCCGCGATGCGTCCACAGCGGCGGCTTCTCGTGCAGCACCTGGTCGGCGCGCTGCGGCTCGAACGCGAAGAAGGTGGCGACGAGGCCGATGGCCATCAGCACCGCCATCGCCGTGTACGACACCGGCCAGCCGACGCGTGCGGCGGCCGCGATGATGGCGGCATCGGTGACGAGCAGCGCCATGCGGTAGCCCAGCTGTGCGGCCGCGGTCATCAGGCCGACCTCTTCCGATCCGTCGGCGGCCTCGATGCGCCACGCATCGATGGCCACGTCCTGGGTGGCACTCGCGAAGGCGGTGAGCAGCGCGAATGCGCCGATCACCGCGAGGCCGGCCTTGACCCCGACCGCCGCCATGCCCAGCAAGCCCGCGATCACCAGCAGCTGGCACAGCAGCATCCAGCCGCGCCGCCGGCCGAGCCGGCCGAGCAGCGGCACGTCGAGGCGGTCCACCAGCGGCGACCAATAGACCTTGAACGCGTACGCGAAGCCGACCCAGGAGATGAAGCCGATGGCGATCAGGCTGGTGCCTTCGTCGCGCAGCCAGTAGCCGAACGTGTTGGCGGTCAGCAGGAAGGGCAGGCCGGACGAAAAACCCAACGCGAGCATGACCGCGACCTTGGGCCGGCGCAGTGCGCGCAGCACGTCCATCGCGGAGCCCCTCTTGCGGGCGGGCGCCTGCGTCGATGCAGGCGATGGCTGGGATGGAGTGGAGGCTTGCTCTGACATGGAGGGGGCTCGTCGTTTGTATCATGGCCCTCATGTGCCAGTTCTGCTTCTCCCGCGCTTCGGCGTGGTCCCGGCGCGGCTTCCTCGCGGTGGCGGGAGCCGCGGCTGCGGAGTCCGCGCTGGCGCAGGTCGACGTCGGCAAGTCGTCGCGGGCCGCGGGCCTGGTGCCCGCGGAGGAGATCGAGGCCGCGTCCGCGCAGCAGTACTCGCAGATGCTGGCCGAGGCCAGGCAGAAGGGTGCGCTGGCGCCGGAGAACAACGCCTCGTTGCAGAAGCTGCGCGCGATCGCCGCGCGCGAGATCCCCGCCGGCCTGCGCTTCAACGACCGCGCGCGCAACTGGCGCTGGGAAGTGAACCTGATCGGCAGCTCGGACGTGAACGCGTTCTGCATGCCGGGCGGCAAGATCGCCGTGTTCACCGGCCTGCTCGAGAAGCTGAAGCTGACCGAGGACGAAGCGGCGATGGTGATCGGCCACGAGATGGGCCACGCATTGCGCGAGCACGCGCGGGCGCGCGTCGCCAAGGAGCAGGGGACCGGTGTCGCCGTGTCCGTGCTGTCGCAGATCCTCGGGCTGGGTCAACTGGGCCAGATGGGGCTGGGCATCGGCGCGCAGCTGATCTCGCTGAAGTGGTCGCGCGGCGACGAGACCGAGGCCGACCTCGTCGGCCTGGAGATCGGCGCCCGCGCGGGTTACAACCCCGATGCCGCGGTGTCGCTGTGGGAGAAGATGGGCCAGCTGCAGGGCGGCAACGGCGGTCCTGCCTGGATGTCGACGCACCCGTCCGGTCCCGAGCGCCTGCAACGCCTGCGCGACAACATCCCGAAGGTGCGCGGCCTGTACCAGCAGGCGATCGCGCACCGCTGACAGGATTTGTCATTGCGGGTTTGACCCGCAATCCACACGAAGGGGCGGACGCCCCGCATGGATTCCGGCTTTCGCCGGAATGGCAAAGGGGAGGGGGGATGCCTCGCAGCTAGGCCGGCTTGCGTGCCGGCAGCAGCACCGACGCGATCGCGACCACCATCAGCACCACGGCGGCCCAGTCCTGCCAGTGCACCGCTTCGCGCAGCCACACCGCGCCGGAGAACACGCCCAGCACCGGGATGAACATCACGCTCAGCGTCGACGCGATCGGCGGCAGCGTGCGCGCGAGGAAGAACCAGGCCGCATGCGCGAAGCCGAAGATCAGCACTGCGTTGTAGACGATCGCACCGAGCGCAGCATCCGTCGGCATCGCCCACTGCTCGCGCTCGAACAGCAGTGCGAGCACGCTCATGACGACGGCGGTCATCGCGGTCATCCAGAACGACAGCGTCAGGGTGGGGCGGTCGATGGTCGTGCGGCGCAGGAGCTGCGTGCCCAGTGCCCAGGTCGACGCAGCGACCAGCGCCAGCATCACGCCGACCGGCCGCCCGGCGAGGTTCGTGAACTCGTACCAGAGCAGCAGGCCCACGCCGAGGGCCGCGGCGGCGACGCCCAGCCATGCACGGCGCGCGAGCGGCGAGGCGAAGAACAGCGCGCCGAGCAGCGCCGAGAAGATCGGCATCGTGTAGCCCAGGATCGCCGCGCGGCCGCTGGACAGCGAGCGCACCGCCAGGATGATGCAGGCGTGCCAGATGAACATGTTGGTGGCCGCCAGCCACAGCAGCTGCGGCCAGTCCTTGCGCGCAATCGTGAACGGCACCTTCATCACCACCAGCGCCCCGGCCAGCACCGGCAGCCCGAGCCAGATCGAGAGCGCGCGGAACGTGAGCGGCGGGTAGCTGGTCACGCCCAGCTTCATCACGGGCCAGTTGATTCCCCACACGACGGTGAGCAGGACCAGGACGACGAGTTGCTGGCGGCTGAGGCGGTGCATGGGCCGTGATTGTGGGGCTCCTTAGAATCGAGGCTCATGACCTTCCTGGAGATGCTGCAGGACGCGCAGCAACGCAATGCGTCGATGCTGTGCGTCGGGCTGGACCCCGAGCCGAGGAAATTTCCAGCGGCGATGCGCGGCGACCCGTCGCGGATCCACGAGTTCTGCGCCCGCATCGTCGATGCGACCGCCGACCTCGCCATCGCCTTCAAGCCGCAGATCGCGTACTTTGCCGCGCACCGCGCCGAGGAGCAGCTGGAACGCCTGATCGCCCACATGCGTCGCGTCGCGCCGCACGTGCCGGTGATCCTCGACGCCAAGCGCGGCGACATCGGCTCGACCGCGGAGCAGTACGCGGTGGAAGCGTTCGAGCGCTATGGCGCCGACGCGGTCACGCTGTCGCCCTTCATGGGATTCGATTC includes the following:
- a CDS encoding class I adenylate-forming enzyme family protein codes for the protein MAVAGSDPSTLAQVLQQQARLRGDAVALHFGDERITYAALDTRARRVATLLSRQWGVQAGDRVAWLGLNDPALLVLLFALARVGAMLLPLNIRLAPAEWQQQLDACTPRCLVHDAAFAEAARALGGAHALHATAELDAAVDPMDEDRAAASVPALLVFTSGTTSRPKAAVHTQANLVANMRIAAQVQAITPRDRVLTVLPLFHVGGLCIQTLPALSAGATVLLQPRFMPDATLQAIAGERPTLTLQVPATLKALIEHPAWANTDLSSLRAVWAGSSLLPASLLHAFHARGVPVCNVYGATETGPFSIALGPQEAMQRVGSCGWPAPGVEMQLAEGGEVWVRGPNVVARYWPDEPALDAQGWFHTGDLATRDADGACTIVGRAKDLIISGGENIHPAEIEAVLGEHPAVLECAAFGLPDAHWGEAVAVAVVLRPASGASDDELRAHLAARLARFKLPRHWLRVEQLPKTALGKVQRHELVKRLRG
- a CDS encoding GAF domain-containing protein gives rise to the protein MQTPARHAVVIAGALQRAEALLADHAPLRQVLAALTAAVETLSDGDTVASILVLDAEGLLRNGCSPSLPADYLDRIDRLKPDPHVGTCAAAAATGQIVLTPDFEADEKWTELRHLPMAIGFRGAWSFPLKSLTGEVIGTFGTYFRQRRSPTAQEIADVTALAPVAVRAIAAA
- a CDS encoding ATP-binding protein, whose translation is MDVRIPLYIRIWSAVLVSVAVLTLAAGWLLHQMAEDQRPQPRDVIIRGGDGEVLGQARTSPVRVPGQGVEFQVAMNDGRVVTVQLPPRPRAPGEAPPPMRGPWGRGSTPWLLMLAIVGFAVAIATYPIIRRLTQRLELVRRGVERWGQGDLGARVEEAGNDEVAVLARRFNQAAERVESMVRSHKSLLANASHELRSPLARIRMGLELMEGAPTDCQRREMLRNIGELDQLIEEILLASRLDAKETDIGTFEDVDLTGLAAEECARIDAELEASGDLVVRGVSKLLRRAIRNLLENARRYSDGPIDVQLRQEAGMAMVRVCDRGPGVPPEQRERIFEPFYRLPGASEREGGVGLGLALVRSIAQRHHGSVHCEGRDGGGACFVLRLPA
- a CDS encoding YbfB/YjiJ family MFS transporter, yielding MTTMDAARRDPPTWALGLAGLLSLAVAMGIGRFAFTPMLPLMLQEGQVDVAAGGWIAAANYAGYLLGALSAARTGWAGTRLAAIALALTVLLTGAMAIPGPVAWWALLRFLGGAASAWAFVGTSVWCLTALAQRADTTWSSALYAGVGTGIALAGLQCLVGGAAGWSAGALWLQLAALAGVLLLPVLLVLRRVRTPTAPPRAAAATQAAAKVDGGWGLVTCYAVFGFGYILPATFLPVMARSVVQDPRLFGLAWPVFGITAAISTIVAARVLRRVSRLQVWAVSHALMGVGVLLPSVWLSGWSIGLSALLVGGTFMVATLAGVQEMRARAAHDAPRMLARMTSGFATGQIVGPLLSTALLHVTPDHGLDLALQAGAASLFLTAAWLWRAVSLSRFPEVSHVR
- a CDS encoding carboxymuconolactone decarboxylase family protein, translated to MSADTDPALRQGGTTPWRERLPLPAREQMTDEQRAAAQALIDGPRKGVFGPFLPLLRAPQLLDRVAALGETLRFKGSLEARIRELAICAASRHVGNQFEWHMHAPLAIQAGVSAAAIDLLRQGARPQPLATDEATAYDACHELLHTNGLSDPTYQRAVEQFGEPAVVELVTLVGYFVMVSWLMNVAHTPAQRSAGAPLPSWPA
- a CDS encoding response regulator — protein: MPPMQHLLMIEDDARLAQMVGEYLERSGFGVTHAPDATAGLSRLQQPADGKLPDLVVLDLMLPDLDGLEVCRRIRAMDGDVARVPVLMLTAKGDPMDRVVGLELGADDYLPKPFEPRELLARIRAVLRRKGEGAAAPTPAKRMRFGSLEIDRDARTVSVGGEPRELTAYQFDLLVALAERSGRVLTRDQIMEAVRGRELEAFDRSIDVHMGRIRAAIEADVKNPKRILTVRGVGYVFAKQQD
- a CDS encoding AmpG family muropeptide MFS transporter; amino-acid sequence: MDVLRALRRPKVAVMLALGFSSGLPFLLTANTFGYWLRDEGTSLIAIGFISWVGFAYAFKVYWSPLVDRLDVPLLGRLGRRRGWMLLCQLLVIAGLLGMAAVGVKAGLAVIGAFALLTAFASATQDVAIDAWRIEAADGSEEVGLMTAAAQLGYRMALLVTDAAIIAAAARVGWPVSYTAMAVLMAIGLVATFFAFEPQRADQVLHEKPPLWTHRGLVDALFGPFIDFFHKHKLTGLLILLAVALYRLPDFIMGPMYNPYYHDLGISKDTVAVVRGSFGLVATFVGLAAAGLSAIRIGLLPTLVVGLVIQGIGTAAFALLSVWPGDAVFAVVMSLDAFAQSFAGVALVTYMSSLTSLGYTATQYAMLSSTYALLGKFLKGFSGAAVDAMTPVYGLLGAYSMAFIATGLTAIPPLVLFVLLWRLQQRRAAAAA
- a CDS encoding LysR family transcriptional regulator, whose product is MRTLDLDSLEIFRTVVQEGGIIRAAGKLNRVQSNVTTRIKQLEQRLGTTLFRRQGRSIVLSPEGELLLSYTQRLFSLADEAESRLKEGGPMGALRIGSLESTAGSRLPPILSRYHRQHPGVVVELATGTTAALIQRVNNFELEAAFVSEPFTAPGLQAMKVFEEELVLITAKDVTSVRRAADLAGLTLIAFASGCSYRKRVEEWLGTAAVMPARTMEFASYQAMIACVAAGTGFAIVPRSLLTALRATHDVRQHELPARVRRNHTHLVWHGTPSSALAQLQALLAD
- the waaF gene encoding lipopolysaccharide heptosyltransferase II gives rise to the protein MTRSLVIAPQWIGDAVMTEPLLRRLRHRGEDLTVGAVPWVAPVYRAMPEVGRVIEFPFQHGGLQFGARRRLARDLEGHFDAAYVLPNSLKSALLPFLASIPKRIGYLGEARVGLLTHRLKNPANKPPMVAFYSALSGDRDGLEQDRPRLHVPRVEVEAALQAHGLQERGYVVFAPGAEFGPSKRWPDKHYAALAASLDVPIVLLGSGKDREVADRIVQGAPSARCLNLAGQTKLEQAFALIAGAQAMASNDSGLMHVAAALAVPQVALFGSSSPLHTPPLNDRAQVVWLKDDPTYQPPLDCAPCFQRECPLGHHRCLEDVAPQRVAQLLRQSASSA